In Gordonia phthalatica, one genomic interval encodes:
- a CDS encoding SDR family oxidoreductase, which produces MTREKIIITGASSGLGEGMAREFARRGRSLGLAARRIDRLEALAADLDSTAAQVAVAQLDVTDLDAVPVAFEKLAGELGGVDRVIVNAGLGKGARIGTGKAAANLETVQTNLVGALAQVEAAMAIFRRQNSGHLVLVSSMSAVRGLPKAQAAYSASKAGLSALGQGLQAELKGSPIAVTVLLPGYIETDINRGVKTSMLTDTDTGVAAMVAAIEAEPKRAAVPSWPWTPISWALRYLPDAVTARLI; this is translated from the coding sequence ATGACGCGCGAGAAGATCATCATCACCGGTGCCAGCTCCGGTCTCGGGGAGGGCATGGCCCGGGAGTTCGCCCGCCGAGGCCGCAGCCTGGGCCTCGCGGCGCGTCGCATCGATCGGCTCGAAGCCCTCGCCGCCGACCTGGACTCGACCGCCGCGCAGGTCGCCGTCGCACAGCTCGACGTGACCGACCTCGACGCCGTCCCGGTGGCCTTCGAGAAGCTGGCAGGCGAGCTCGGCGGCGTGGACCGCGTCATCGTCAACGCCGGCCTCGGCAAGGGTGCCCGCATCGGGACCGGCAAGGCGGCGGCGAACCTGGAGACTGTGCAGACCAATCTGGTCGGTGCGCTGGCCCAGGTGGAGGCGGCCATGGCGATCTTCCGCAGACAGAACAGTGGGCACCTGGTCCTCGTCAGCTCGATGAGCGCGGTGCGCGGACTCCCGAAGGCGCAGGCCGCCTACTCGGCGTCGAAGGCCGGACTGTCGGCGCTCGGGCAGGGATTGCAGGCCGAGCTCAAGGGGAGTCCGATCGCGGTCACCGTTCTGCTCCCGGGCTACATCGAGACCGACATCAACCGCGGCGTCAAGACGTCGATGCTGACCGACACGGACACCGGTGTCGCGGCGATGGTGGCCGCCATCGAGGCCGAGCCCAAGCGGGCGGCGGTGCCGTCGTGGCCGTGGACGCCCATCTCGTGGGCGCTGCGCTATCTGCCCGACGCGGTCACCGCGCGTCTCATCTGA
- a CDS encoding chorismate mutase → MNLSSDVDALPDDIDELRGEIDRMDAVILAAIQRRSAVSKKIGAHRMATGGPRLVHSREMKVLDRFEPLGTEGHTLAMLLLRLGRGRLGR, encoded by the coding sequence CTGAATCTGAGCTCCGACGTCGACGCCCTGCCCGACGACATCGACGAACTCCGCGGTGAGATCGACCGCATGGACGCCGTCATTCTCGCCGCCATCCAGCGGCGCAGCGCCGTCTCGAAGAAGATCGGTGCGCACCGGATGGCGACCGGCGGCCCGCGTCTGGTGCACAGCCGCGAGATGAAGGTCCTGGACCGCTTCGAGCCGCTGGGCACCGAGGGGCACACTCTCGCGATGCTCCTGCTGCGCCTCGGCCGCGGCCGCTTGGGGAGGTAG
- the pgi gene encoding glucose-6-phosphate isomerase has translation MTTTMRGLFDGGSDFDISSTVSWHALAAHQQHMYNLHLRELFAMAPDRGRELTVQAADLRIDFSKNHITRETVELLAALAREAGVEEKRDAMFAGAHINTSEDRAVLHTALRLPRDAELVVDGQDVVADVHEVLDAMGEFTDRVRSGEWTGHTGKAITDVVNIGIGGSDLGPVMAYEALRHYRHPRLTGHFVSNSDPSDLAAALDGLDAETTLFVVSSKTFTTLETITNATAAKAWLLSELGVGEGDPAVEKHFVAVSTNAEEVSAFGIDTDNMFGFWSWVGGRYSIDSAIGLSLMIAIGRERFDEFLAGFHAIDEHFRTAPLEENGPALLALVGLWYSNFWDAQSQAVMPYSNDMERFPAYLQQLTMESNGKSVTTAGHHVTTPTGSIYWGEPGTNGQHAFFQLLHQGTWLIPADFIGFANPVDDRTTADGRSFHDILMANFFAQTEVLAFGKTADDIAAEGVPPALVPHKVMPGNRPTTSILAPQLTPSVLGQLIALYEHQTFVKGMVWGINPFDQWGVELGKQQANALMGVIGDDAVPAQQPDSSTDAMVRWYREQRGRKV, from the coding sequence ATGACGACCACTATGCGGGGATTGTTTGACGGGGGCTCCGACTTCGACATCAGTTCGACCGTGTCATGGCACGCGCTGGCTGCGCATCAGCAGCACATGTACAACCTCCACCTGCGAGAACTGTTCGCCATGGCCCCCGATCGGGGTCGCGAGCTCACCGTCCAGGCCGCCGATCTGCGGATCGACTTCTCGAAGAACCACATCACCCGGGAGACCGTCGAGTTGCTGGCCGCGCTCGCCCGCGAGGCCGGCGTCGAAGAGAAGCGCGACGCGATGTTCGCGGGCGCGCACATCAACACGTCCGAGGACCGCGCCGTCCTGCACACCGCGCTCCGTCTGCCGCGCGATGCGGAGCTCGTCGTCGACGGGCAGGACGTGGTGGCCGACGTCCACGAAGTGCTCGACGCCATGGGCGAGTTCACCGACCGCGTCCGTTCGGGCGAGTGGACCGGGCACACCGGGAAGGCGATCACCGACGTCGTCAACATCGGCATCGGCGGCAGCGACCTGGGCCCCGTCATGGCCTACGAGGCGCTGCGCCACTACCGGCATCCGCGCCTGACCGGACACTTCGTCTCCAACAGCGACCCGTCCGACCTCGCCGCCGCACTCGACGGCCTCGACGCCGAGACGACGCTGTTCGTGGTGTCGTCGAAGACCTTCACCACCCTCGAGACCATCACCAACGCGACCGCCGCCAAGGCGTGGCTGCTGAGCGAGCTCGGGGTCGGCGAGGGCGATCCCGCGGTGGAGAAGCACTTCGTCGCGGTCAGCACCAACGCCGAGGAGGTGTCGGCGTTCGGCATCGACACCGACAACATGTTCGGTTTCTGGAGCTGGGTGGGCGGTCGCTACTCGATCGACTCGGCGATCGGGCTGTCGTTGATGATCGCGATCGGGCGCGAGCGATTCGACGAGTTCCTCGCCGGCTTCCACGCGATCGACGAGCACTTCCGCACCGCGCCGCTGGAGGAGAACGGTCCGGCGCTGCTGGCGCTGGTCGGCCTCTGGTACTCCAACTTCTGGGACGCGCAGTCGCAGGCGGTGATGCCGTACTCCAACGACATGGAACGCTTCCCGGCGTACCTGCAGCAGCTGACGATGGAGTCCAACGGCAAGTCCGTCACCACCGCCGGCCACCACGTCACCACGCCGACCGGCTCCATCTACTGGGGCGAGCCCGGCACCAACGGGCAGCACGCATTCTTCCAACTCCTGCACCAGGGCACGTGGCTGATCCCGGCCGACTTCATCGGCTTCGCCAATCCGGTCGACGACCGCACGACGGCCGACGGGCGGTCGTTCCACGACATCCTCATGGCCAACTTCTTCGCCCAGACCGAAGTCCTCGCGTTCGGCAAGACTGCCGACGACATCGCCGCCGAAGGCGTGCCGCCGGCCCTGGTCCCGCACAAGGTGATGCCCGGCAATCGGCCCACGACGTCGATCCTCGCGCCGCAGCTGACCCCGTCGGTCCTGGGTCAGTTGATCGCGCTGTACGAGCACCAGACCTTCGTGAAGGGCATGGTGTGGGGAATCAACCCCTTCGACCAGTGGGGCGTGGAACTCGGCAAGCAGCAGGCCAACGCCCTGATGGGCGTGATCGGCGACGACGCGGTCCCCGCGCAGCAGCCCGACTCGTCGACCGATGCGATGGTGCGCTGGTACCGCGAGCAGCGCGGGCGGAAGGTGTAG